A genome region from Nymphalis io chromosome Z, ilAglIoxx1.1, whole genome shotgun sequence includes the following:
- the LOC126780537 gene encoding acyl-coenzyme A thioesterase 13, with protein MSNKAAKVAELFTKTIAQTKCFDHNLRKLKVVCCDNGRLVTQFQVGPEHLNQRGTLHGGFIAHLVDAISTYALTANENVDTRGVSIDLSVSFMTAAREGDNVLVEAVTRKVGKKIAFLEVEVRNKDNNQLLATGRHTKFIGI; from the exons ATGAGTAATAAAGCAGCAAAAGTCGCAGAACTATTTACAAAAACCATCGCTCAAACTAAATGTTTTGATCATAACCTACgaaag TTGAAGGTTGTTTGCTGTGACAATGGTAGATTGGTGACTCAGTTCCAAGTTGGCCCTGAACATTTGAACCAGCGCGGTACCCTACATGGTGGATTTATTGCACATCTAGTAGATGCAATTTCCACATATGCTCTAACGGCTAATGAAAATGTGGATACCAGAGGAGTCTCAATAGATCTTAGTGTGag cttCATGACTGCGGCCAGGGAAGGTGACAATGTACTTGTTGAAGCTGTCACCCGAAAAGTTGGCAAGAAGATAGCCTTCCTCGAAGTGGAAGTTAGAAACAAAGATAACAATCAATTATTAGCAACTGGCAGACATACCAAATTTATAGGCATTTAA
- the LOC126780467 gene encoding peroxidasin → MRPPNLLKFYLFLTLLYLSFAEKCPPKCQCVHNTVRCLHQDLQAIPKTPDEAHTLDVRFNRIYDIAPGIFSHLHRLRSLLLNDNQLRAIRSGAFHGLRRLKYLYLYRNHIQHIDSDVFHGMVHLEQLYLHVNEIHQIEPETFSNMPRLERLYLHNNNLKTIPPGSFRGMPKLQKLRLDSNALICDCGMLWFVRMLAEHSEMSIAATCYEPAGATGTSLAAMKEKDFQCRHPEIASDPEDVIVNFGEDAMFSCNATGEPSPEIIWYRDSTVIPIDNSRYELMDNGTLMVHNADANDVAVFECKAKNPAGEVQSKPARMMVQIKPDNQGYPVFTVLPRNQIVKINQPITRFDCVAHGNPKPHISWYFNDQRILLSERLSMRHNGSIIIEKVQHEDSGVYTCQAENINGKITAAATLEVMVAPAFITVPKDQTVTIGDTAQFMCTARGVPKPVITWYRNTMVLPPNENIVLRNDNQNLTIIETTDDDDGLYHCRAENSEGLTEISAVLKVQNFQIIAPKILLRPEDTDAFKETSVQMPCEYESEPPATVEWRKNGNRIFSTDRITISLIGSLIINNVSLSDAGSYECSVYNEYGRDTASIFLSVKDHILPGDEYVNIALTEATRDVDQAIAKTMKQLFSNQSSNSNLHDLYRITRFPNAPAREVARAAEIYERTLDKVREFIQSGSTVTSVQPFNYENVLSAQHLEVIARLSGCVAHREAKDCSDMCFHLKYRSFDGSCNNFAFPSWGSSLSGFRRILFPIYENGFSQPTGWNKEIKYNGYTLPSARLVSTTIISTTEISEDIAITHMTMQWGQWLDHDLDHALPSVSSQTWDGVDCKKTCDYAAPCFPIDVPESDPRITNRRCIDFVRTSSVCGSGMTSVLFGKLQPREQINQLTSYIDASQVYGFEKSVAEDLRDLTNENGTLRVGAKFPGKKPLLPTTGLNGMDCRRNLEESNRNCFVAGDIRANEQIGLAAMHTIWMREHNRIATALKGFNPFWDGDKVYQEARKIVGAQMQVITYVHWLPLILGPEGYGQLGEYHEYNPNLNPSISNVFATAALRFGHSIINPILHRYDENFEPIPQGHLLLRNAFFSPWRLVDEGGVDPLLRGMFTTPAKLKTSTQNLNTELTEKLFHTAHAVALDLAAINIQRGRDHAIPSYTKWRQVCNMTEVNDFDDLAGEISDKTVRDKLKELYGSVDNIDVWVGGILEDQVEGGKVGPLFRCLLIEQFKRLRDGDRFWYENPSTFKHEQLRQIKKANLARILCDNGDNIDTIGENVFLLPEVQDGLISCEDLPSIDLRFWTDCESCGDDNVGTDTNRVRREIVPDVDYYSQLTENDHRINTLEDSQNDMKQTIDELKRRIRQLEETCPNNDIE, encoded by the exons GGACGTGCGTTTCAATCGTATCTATGACATCGCACCAGGCATTTTCAGCCATCTACACCGGCTGCGATCTTTGCTCCTCAACGACAACCAGTTGAGGGCAATACGTTCCGGTGCTTTCCATGGCCTACGACGACTCAAATATCTCTACCTTTACCGAAACCACATACAACACATTGACTCCGATGTATTTCACGGAATGGTGCACTTGGAACAACT GTACTTGCACGTTAACGAAATACATCAAATTGAACCGGAGACATTTTCCAACATGCCACGACTTGAACGATT ATACTTACACAACAATAACCTGAAGACCATTCCACCGGGATCATTCAGAGGGATGCCGAAGCTGCAAAAACTTCGGTTGGATAGTAATGCATTAATTTGCGATTGTGGTATGCTATGGTTTGTCCGGATGCTCGCTGAGCATAGTGAAATGAGCATCGCTGCTACTTGCTACGAACCAGCCGGAGCTACTGGAACATCCTTAGCTGCAATGAAAGAGAAAGATTTCCAGTGCC GTCACCCTGAAATCGCCTCCGATCCCGAAGATGTTATAGTAAATTTTGGAGAAGATGCAATGTTCTCTTGTAATGCAACTGGAGAACCGTCACCTGAAATTATATGGTATCGAGATTCCACAGTGATACCTATCGATAATTCACGCTATGAACTAATGGATAACGGCACCCTGATGGTTCATAACGCAGACGCGAATGACGTTGCAGTATTTGAATGTAAAGCCAAAAACCCAGCTGGTGAGGTACAGTCCAAACCAGCCAGGATGATGGTGCAAATCAAACCAGACAACCAAG GATACCCAGTATTTACTGTCTTGCCTAGAAATCAAATAGTTAAAATCAATCAGCCTATTACACGCTTTGATTGTGTGGCACATGGAAATCCTAAGCCACATATTTCTTGGTATTTCAATGACCAACGGATATTACTAAGCGAAAGACTTTCAATGCGTCATAATGGTTccataattattgaaaaagtaCAACATGAAGATTCAGGAGTGTACACATGTCAAGCTGAAAATATAAACGGGAAAATAACAGCAGCTGCTACTCTTGAAGTTATgg TTGCCCCAGCATTTATCACAGTTCCGAAAGATCAAACTGTAACCATTGGTGATACGGCGCAGTTTATGTGCACGGCTAGAGGAGTACCTAAGCCCGTAATTACGTGGTACAGGAATACTATGGTATTGCCACcgaatgaaaatattgtacTACGAAATGATAACCAAAACTTAACGATTATTGAGACAACTGACGACGACGATGGCTTATATCACTGTAGAGCTGAAAATTCTGAAGGTCTTACGGAAATATCTGCTGTACTTAAAGtgcaaaattttcaaattattgcaCCCAAAATTCTATTAAGACCTGAAGATACCGATGCATTTAAAGAAACCTCAGTACAAATGCCGTGTGAGTATGAAAGTGAGCCGCCAGCAACGGTAGAATGGAGAAAAAATGGAAATCGAATTTTTTCAACTGATCGAATTACAATCTCACTTATTGGAAGtttgattattaataatgtcaGCCTTAGTGATGCGGGTAGTTATGAATGTTCAGTTTATAATGAGTACGGCCGTGATACTGCGTCAATATTTTTGAGTGTGAAGGATCATATACTACCTGGTgatgaatatgtaaatattgctCTAACTGAAGCCACGCGAGACGTTGATCAGGCTATCGCAAAAACCATGAAACAACTATTCAGCAATCAAAGTTCAAATTCCAACTTACATGATCTATATAGAATAACAAGATTTCCCAATGCACCGGCGAGAGAAGTAGCGCGAGCAGCAGAAATCTATGAGAGAACTTTGGATAAAGTTAGGGAATTTATACAGTCTGGTTCAACAGTTACTTCCGTGCAaccatttaattatgaaaatgttttatccGCTCAACATTTAGAAGTCATCGCTCGTTTATCTGGTTGTGTCGCACATAGAGAAGCTAAAGATTGTTCGGATATGTGCTTTCACCTGAAGTATCGTAGTTTCGATGGAAGCTGTAATAACTTTGCTTTTCCTTCTTGGGGCAGTTCTCTTAGTGGTTTTCGAAGAATTCTTTTTCCCATCTATGAAAATGGATTCAGCCAGCCAACTGGCTGGAACaaggaaataaaatacaatggaTATACTTTACCAAGTGCGCGGCTGGTATCTACTACAATAATAAGTACAACAGAGATATCAGAAGATATTGCAATTACCCACATGACTATGCAGTGGGGACAGTGGCTTGATCACGATTTAGATCATGCTCTGCCTTCTGTAAGTTCACAAACGTGGGATGGCGTTGATTGTAAAAAAACTTGTGATTATGCAGCTCCGTGTTTTCCGATAGATGTACCTGAAAGTGATCCCCGAATAACCAACCGTCGATGCATTGATTTTGTTAGGACAAGCTCAGTTTGCGGCTCGGGCATGACCTCAGTACTTTTTGGCAAACTGCAACCTAGGGAACAAATCAATCAATTAACATCCTACATAGACGCTTCTCAAGTTTATGGATTCGAAAAATCCGTTGCGGAAGACCTTCGTGACCTAACGAACGAAAATGGTACTCTTCGTGTTGGAGCCAAATTCCCTGGGAAAAAGCCATTATTGCCTACTACGGGTTTGAATGGCATGGATTGTAGACGTAATTTAGAGGAGAGTAACCGAAATTGTTTTGTGGCTGGTGACATCAGAGCCAATGAGCAAATTGGTTTGGCTGCAATGCATACTATCTGGATGAGAGAACACAATCGAATTGCTACTGCATTGAAGGGCTTTAACCCTTTCTGGGACGGAGACAAAGTGTATCAAGAAGCAAGAAAAATTGTTGGAGCTCAAATGCAAGTAATAACGTATGTACACTGGTTGCCTCTTATACTGGGTCCCGAAGGATATGGACAACTTGGTGAATACCATGAATATAATCCAAATCTTAATCCATCTATCTCCAACGTCTTTGCAACAGCGGCTTTGCGATTCGGTCACTCAATTATAAATCCAATTCTGCATCGCTACGATGAAAACTTTGAACCCATACCTCAAGGGCATTTACTATTACGCAATGCATTTTTCTCACCTTGGAGATTAGTTGACGAAGGTGGAGTAGATCCTTTACTGAGGGGCATGTTTACTACACCTGCAAAACTTAAAACTTCGACGCAAAATCTTAATACGGAGTTGACAGAAAAACTATTCCATACTGCCCACGCCGTTGCTCTTGACTTAGCTGCTATTAATATACAAAGAGGAAGAGATCATGCCATTCCTTCATACACTAAATGGCGCCAAGTTTGCAACATGACAGAAGTTAATGACTTTGATGACTTAGCAGGTGAAATTTCCGACAAAACTGTGCGAGATAAACTCAAAGAACTTTATGGATCAGTCGATAACATTGATGTTTGGGTAGGAGGCATCTTAGAAGACCAAGTTGAAGGTGGCAAAGTTGGTCCTCTATTCCGTTGTCTCTTAATTGAACAGTTTAAGCGCTTACGAGATGGAGATCGTTTCTGGTACGAAAACCCCTCTACATTCAAACACGAGCAACTAAGACAAATCAAAAAGGCAAATTTGGCAAGAATATTGTGTGACAACGGTGATAACATTGACACAATAGGTGAGAATGTATTCTTACTACCAGAAGTTCAAGATGGTTTAATTTCTTGTGAAGATCTGCCATCGATCGATCTTCGGTTCTGGACCGACTGTGAATCTTGCGGTGACGATAATGTTGGTACAGACACGAATAGAGTTCGAAGAGAAATTGTACCCGATGTTGACTATTACAGCCAACTTACTGAAAACGATCATCGTATTAATACATTGGAAGATTCTCAGAATGATATGAAGCAAACAATTGATGAATTAAAAAGACGAATTCGGCAGTTGGAAGAAACTTGTCCGAATAATGATATAGAATAA